From the Corticium candelabrum chromosome 2, ooCorCand1.1, whole genome shotgun sequence genome, one window contains:
- the LOC134176248 gene encoding uncharacterized protein LOC134176248, with protein MLTQRRLWLLGHILRLDKCRIRRKLFVCASTQGRRSVGGQRMRWNDLVLRDLRNCNLDGVWRILSEDRNEWRNQIWAATQELNFKKEEQEKYRKNEQKRCCEAKQTISEFALHCSFDGCGFTAVNHAGVVNHQRQKHGQSLNSQCQYCHQTFSQQGLHNHDRSF; from the coding sequence atgctgacacagagacgtctttggttattgggtcacatcttgcgcTTGGATAAGTGTCGTATACGAAGGAAgctttttgtgtgtgcatcaacccaaggtagacgttcagtcggaggccagagaatgagatggaacgatttGGTACTGAGGGATTtaaggaattgcaatcttgatggggtttggaggatactatcagaagataggaatgagtggaggaatcagatctgggctgccacacaggaactaaatttcaagaaggaagaacaagagaaataccgcaaGAATGAGCAGAAACGTTGCTGCGAAGCAAAGCAAACGAtatcagagtttgctttacactgcagctttgatggttgtggatttactgctgtaaatcatgccggcgttgtaaaccaccagagacagaaacatggtcagtctctgaatagtcaatgtcagtactgtcaccaaacattcagccaacaaggcctccacaaccacgaTCGATCGTTCTga